Proteins found in one Campylobacter suis genomic segment:
- the guaB gene encoding IMP dehydrogenase — MKVVKRALTFDDVLLVPQYSEILPKQVDIATRFSKNVTLNIPIVSAAMDTVTEHRAAIMMARLGGIGVIHKNMDIQSQAKEVRRVKKSESGVIIDPIFISPDATVGEALNLMSELHISGVPVVDSEHKLIGILTNRDLRFETNKTTLVKERMTKAPLITAPKGCTLDDAEKIFSQNRVEKLPIIDKDGRLDGLITIKDLKKRKEYPNANKDAYGRLRVAAAVGVGQLDRVEALVNAGVDVIVMDSAHGHSKGIIDTLKEIKSKFTVDVVVGNIANPAAVKDLAEAGADGIKVGIGPGSICTTRIVAGVGVPQVFAVDECSQEARRYDIPIIADGGIKYSGDVAKALAAGASCVMAGSLLAGCEETPGEIITFQGRQYKGYRGMGSIGAMTKGSSDRYFQEGTAQDKLVPEGIEGRVPFAGSMKDVIHQLVGGLRSSMGYMGSKDIPTLWERAEFVEITSAGLKESHVHDVVITQEAPNYKVN, encoded by the coding sequence ATGAAAGTAGTAAAAAGGGCTTTGACATTTGATGATGTGTTGCTAGTTCCGCAATATAGCGAAATTTTACCAAAACAAGTCGATATAGCCACTCGTTTTAGCAAAAATGTAACTTTAAATATCCCAATCGTATCAGCAGCCATGGACACAGTAACTGAACACCGTGCTGCTATCATGATGGCAAGGCTTGGAGGCATTGGAGTTATTCATAAAAATATGGACATCCAAAGCCAAGCAAAAGAGGTAAGGCGCGTTAAAAAGAGCGAAAGTGGCGTCATCATAGATCCTATATTTATAAGCCCAGACGCCACTGTCGGCGAGGCTTTAAATTTAATGTCTGAGCTACATATTTCTGGTGTTCCAGTGGTTGATAGTGAGCATAAATTGATAGGAATTTTAACCAACAGAGATCTGCGTTTTGAAACAAATAAAACAACTCTTGTCAAAGAGCGCATGACAAAAGCACCGCTTATTACCGCACCAAAAGGCTGCACGCTTGATGATGCAGAGAAAATTTTTAGTCAAAATAGAGTAGAGAAGCTACCTATCATAGATAAAGATGGTAGATTGGATGGGCTTATAACCATAAAAGATCTTAAAAAGCGAAAAGAGTACCCAAATGCAAATAAGGATGCTTATGGTAGATTACGCGTAGCAGCAGCAGTTGGCGTTGGGCAACTTGATAGGGTTGAGGCTCTTGTAAATGCTGGTGTTGATGTTATTGTTATGGATTCGGCTCACGGTCACTCAAAGGGCATTATCGATACATTAAAAGAGATAAAGTCAAAATTTACTGTTGATGTTGTTGTTGGAAATATCGCCAATCCAGCAGCTGTCAAAGACCTAGCCGAGGCTGGTGCGGACGGTATAAAGGTAGGTATTGGGCCTGGCTCTATCTGTACTACTCGTATAGTTGCAGGTGTTGGCGTTCCGCAAGTTTTTGCTGTTGATGAGTGTTCGCAAGAAGCTAGAAGATATGATATACCGATTATAGCAGATGGTGGTATAAAGTATTCAGGTGATGTGGCAAAAGCACTTGCTGCTGGGGCTAGTTGCGTTATGGCAGGTAGCTTGCTTGCAGGATGTGAGGAGACACCAGGCGAGATTATAACCTTTCAAGGTCGCCAGTATAAGGGCTACCGAGGCATGGGCTCTATCGGCGCGATGACAAAAGGTAGTTCTGATCGCTATTTTCAAGAAGGCACAGCCCAAGATAAGCTAGTGCCAGAGGGTATTGAGGGCAGGGTGCCTTTTGCTGGTAGTATGAAAGATGTTATCCATCAGCTAGTTGGCGGGCTTAGAAGTTCGATGGGATACATGGGTTCAAAAGATATACCAACACTTTGGGAGAGGGCTGAATTTGTTGAGATTACAAGTGCAGGGCTAAAAGAGAGCCATGTGCATGATGTTGTTATAACGCAAGAAGCACCAAACTATAAAGTAAATTAA
- the xseB gene encoding exodeoxyribonuclease VII small subunit → MNEQTFEDKIKMAEEILAKLDKEELNLQESLALHKQGKALLDEARVMLESAKLSIEQVDE, encoded by the coding sequence ATGAATGAGCAAACTTTTGAAGATAAGATAAAAATGGCGGAAGAAATTTTGGCAAAACTTGACAAAGAGGAGTTAAATTTACAAGAGAGCCTTGCCTTACATAAACAAGGAAAAGCCCTGCTTGATGAGGCTAGAGTAATGCTTGAAAGTGCAAAACTTAGTATAGAGCAAGTTGATGAGTAA
- a CDS encoding carbon-nitrogen hydrolase family protein — MSKIAILQLATLPLSDARLDYYLKICKDRGAKLVVLGEYVLNSFFKELENMPKNIIKQQSDEKKRTLCELSKRYELSIIAPLVVFNAKGFLKGFAKFTNGSYKFTQQQILMPYTHWNEAKFFTNKMGEKLDFLSFKFENLRVGVMSGYEAYFDESFASFKAHLDLLIVPTASTFESNARWDKLLRLRSLTQGMYVARVNRIGAYKPKPKQNDKKPQNEIWKFYGDSFVCNALGEIQNRLGDEEGILIFDIDKKELANQRAIWGFGSIKNKLKV; from the coding sequence ATGAGTAAGATTGCGATTTTACAGTTAGCCACACTGCCGTTAAGCGACGCCAGGCTTGATTATTACCTTAAAATTTGTAAGGATAGGGGAGCTAAGCTCGTTGTGCTTGGAGAATATGTCCTAAATAGCTTTTTTAAAGAGCTTGAAAATATGCCAAAAAATATCATAAAACAGCAAAGCGATGAAAAAAAACGCACACTTTGTGAGCTATCTAAACGATATGAGCTAAGCATTATAGCTCCACTTGTGGTTTTTAATGCAAAAGGTTTTTTAAAAGGTTTTGCAAAGTTTACAAATGGTTCATATAAATTTACCCAGCAACAAATTTTAATGCCCTACACGCACTGGAATGAGGCTAAATTTTTTACTAATAAAATGGGTGAAAAGCTCGATTTTTTAAGTTTTAAGTTTGAAAATTTAAGAGTTGGCGTGATGAGTGGATATGAGGCTTATTTTGATGAAAGTTTTGCTAGTTTTAAAGCACATCTTGATTTACTAATCGTTCCTACTGCAAGTACTTTTGAGAGCAATGCGCGCTGGGACAAGCTTTTGCGACTTCGTTCACTTACGCAAGGCATGTATGTAGCTAGAGTAAATCGCATAGGTGCATATAAGCCAAAACCAAAGCAAAATGATAAAAAACCACAAAATGAGATATGGAAATTTTATGGAGATAGTTTTGTATGCAATGCTCTTGGCGAGATACAAAACAGACTTGGTGATGAAGAGGGAATTTTGATATTTGATATAGATAAAAAAGAGCTTGCAAACCAAAGGGCTATATGGGGCTTTGGCTCTATAAAAAATAAGCTAAAGGTGTGA
- the metX gene encoding homoserine O-acetyltransferase MetX codes for MLSLKTGRRKFCEPLYLESGRILPEFELVYETYGSLNKDKSNIVVVCHALTGSHHVAGRYEGESKFGWWDGLVGSAKGVDTDKFFVICVSILGSCYGSTSALSIEPGTNKQYRLNFPVLTISDVVKAQIKLFNELGITHAHAVIGGSLGGMQALCFAIEFPEFAKHTIILASTYQTKPWAIAFNKIAIEAIKNDPAFKGGNYDEKTIQEQGLLGLAYGRMAGHISFLHPSSMDEKFGRTYAQTDGLYELFGRFSVDTYMEYNGYGFPKRFDPLSYLYITKMMNIFDCTRHYDTLEDALRPIRSHLTLISFSGDLLFPPKCMSEIYDVFCDMGRAKQCEYIEINSDYGHDAFLVEIDKFDMYIKRALEKK; via the coding sequence ATGCTCTCATTAAAAACTGGCAGGCGAAAATTTTGTGAACCGCTCTATCTTGAGAGCGGCCGAATTTTGCCAGAATTTGAGCTAGTTTATGAGACTTATGGTAGTCTAAATAAAGACAAAAGTAATATTGTAGTTGTTTGTCATGCTTTAACTGGCAGCCATCATGTTGCTGGGCGATATGAGGGTGAGAGCAAATTTGGTTGGTGGGACGGACTTGTTGGAAGTGCCAAGGGTGTTGATACGGACAAATTTTTTGTTATTTGCGTTAGCATACTTGGCTCTTGCTATGGTTCGACCTCTGCGTTAAGTATCGAACCAGGCACTAACAAGCAATATCGCCTAAATTTCCCAGTCTTAACGATAAGTGATGTGGTAAAGGCGCAGATAAAGCTTTTTAATGAGCTTGGTATTACGCATGCGCATGCAGTTATTGGCGGTAGTTTGGGGGGCATGCAGGCGCTTTGCTTTGCAATAGAATTTCCAGAATTTGCTAAACATACTATCATTTTAGCCAGCACTTATCAAACTAAACCTTGGGCGATAGCTTTTAATAAAATAGCCATAGAAGCGATAAAAAATGATCCAGCATTTAAAGGCGGAAACTACGATGAAAAAACTATCCAAGAGCAAGGACTTTTGGGGCTTGCTTATGGTCGTATGGCTGGGCATATTAGCTTTTTACATCCAAGCTCAATGGATGAGAAATTTGGCAGAACATATGCACAAACAGATGGACTTTATGAGCTTTTTGGAAGATTTTCAGTCGATACTTACATGGAGTATAACGGCTATGGTTTTCCAAAGCGCTTTGATCCGTTAAGCTATCTTTATATAACAAAAATGATGAACATATTTGACTGCACTCGTCATTACGATACACTAGAAGATGCGCTAAGACCTATAAGGTCGCATTTGACGCTTATTTCATTTAGTGGGGATTTGCTTTTTCCGCCAAAATGCATGAGTGAAATTTATGATGTATTTTGCGATATGGGTAGAGCCAAACAGTGCGAATATATCGAGATAAACAGCGATTATGGGCATGATGCGTTTTTAGTGGAGATAGATAAATTTGATATGTATATAAAACGCGCACTTGAAAAAAAATAA
- the gatA gene encoding Asp-tRNA(Asn)/Glu-tRNA(Gln) amidotransferase subunit GatA: MITLKEALKLSGEEIKALRSELETKIFKQKELGAYVEQLANLPLAKLGEGVPVAIKDNIQVKDWAITSASKILQGYIAPYNATVIQKMLTANLSPFGRTNMDEFAMGSTTESSFYGQTLNPLNHAHVPGGSSGGSAAAVASGLAVAALGSDTGGSIRQPAAFCGCVGFKPTYGRVSRYGLGAYSSSLDQIGPITQNVEDAAILYDIIAGHDEHDSTSVNLPCESIADKISSSRKLNICVIQNYVNNASDETKNALLKAVEILKSNGHTINYANFEDSKYDVATYYIIATAEASANLSRYDGVRYGRRAEAKNLKELYEKSRSEGFGDEVKRRILLGTFVLSSGYYDAYYIKAQKARAHIKAQYEKILADNDLILMPVAPTTAPKFGAMKDPLTAYLSDIYTISVNLAGLPAISVPVGKDSSGLNISAQLIGRAYDEQGVIDGAYSLENLIKG; encoded by the coding sequence ATGATAACTTTAAAAGAGGCTTTAAAGCTCTCTGGCGAGGAGATAAAGGCTCTTCGTTCTGAGCTTGAAACAAAAATTTTTAAACAAAAAGAGCTTGGCGCATATGTCGAACAGCTAGCAAATTTACCACTCGCAAAGCTTGGAGAAGGTGTGCCAGTAGCGATAAAAGATAACATACAGGTTAAAGATTGGGCGATAACTTCTGCTTCAAAAATTTTGCAAGGCTATATCGCGCCCTATAATGCAACTGTTATACAAAAGATGTTGACTGCAAATTTATCACCATTTGGTAGAACAAATATGGATGAATTTGCTATGGGAAGCACGACTGAAAGTAGTTTTTATGGACAAACCCTAAATCCCCTAAACCACGCTCATGTTCCGGGCGGTAGCTCTGGTGGTTCGGCAGCTGCTGTTGCCTCTGGGCTTGCTGTTGCTGCACTTGGCTCAGACACAGGCGGCTCTATACGCCAGCCAGCGGCATTTTGTGGCTGTGTAGGTTTTAAGCCAACTTACGGTAGAGTGAGTCGCTATGGGCTTGGAGCTTACTCAAGCTCGCTTGATCAGATAGGGCCGATAACACAAAATGTAGAGGATGCGGCGATACTTTATGACATTATCGCAGGGCATGATGAGCATGATAGCACGAGCGTAAATTTGCCTTGCGAAAGCATTGCTGATAAGATAAGCTCAAGCAGGAAGCTAAATATCTGCGTTATACAAAACTATGTAAATAACGCAAGTGATGAGACAAAAAACGCCCTTTTAAAGGCAGTGGAAATTTTAAAATCAAACGGACATACCATAAACTACGCAAATTTTGAGGATTCAAAGTATGATGTGGCGACTTACTATATCATCGCAACTGCTGAAGCAAGCGCAAATTTAAGTCGTTATGATGGTGTGAGATATGGACGCAGAGCTGAGGCTAAAAATCTAAAAGAGCTTTATGAAAAGTCGCGCTCTGAGGGCTTTGGTGATGAGGTTAAGAGAAGAATTTTGCTAGGGACTTTTGTATTAAGTAGTGGGTATTATGACGCTTATTATATAAAGGCACAAAAGGCTAGGGCGCATATTAAAGCCCAGTATGAGAAAATTTTGGCTGATAATGACCTTATTCTCATGCCAGTCGCACCTACGACTGCACCTAAATTTGGAGCGATGAAAGATCCGCTGACTGCGTATTTAAGCGATATTTATACTATCAGCGTTAATCTTGCTGGACTTCCAGCCATCTCAGTTCCTGTTGGCAAAGATTCAAGTGGGTTAAATATCTCGGCTCAGCTTATAGGTAGGGCTTATGATGAGCAGGGCGTGATAGACGGGGCATATAGCTTGGAAAATTTAATAAAAGGATAA
- the ileS gene encoding isoleucine--tRNA ligase, whose amino-acid sequence MDYKETLLLPTTEFPMRGNLPENEPARLSSWYGERKIYEKMKQKRQNATKSFAIHDGPPYANGHLHIGHALNKILKDIITKTHYFFGENICYVPGWDCHGLPIEQQVEVKLGESKKTMSKSQIREHCRAHAREFIDIQRDEFKTLGIIGDFENPYLTMKFEFEADIYRALCEIAKRGLLIERSKPVYWSWAAKSALAEAEVEYEDKEDYSIYVAFELGSEALSRLGVSEAKAVIWTTTPWTLPANQAISLSPSEPYVLTQDGLILAAVLLENLTKLGITNGEIKTEFRAEILVGSSAINPLNGRESLFLTGDHVTMDGGTGLVHTAPGHGEDDYYVCLKNGITDVIMPVDDGGCYDSTLKVKGLFSADVVDEFVGLHIFKANDKILELLGDALLHSSKFIHSYPHCWRTHKPVIYRATKQWFIVMDDAKLDKKTLRQTALSELEKVKFYPAVGIKRIGSMIENRPDWCISRQRDWGVPIAFFRHKETKEPIFDADILENVAKIFDEKGADAWWDLSVPELLPASSKYKPENLEKVMDILDVWFDSGSTWRAVLNSQNYDAGEYPSSMYLEGSDQHRGWFQSSLLVSTAVNSHAPYKSVLTHGFTVDENGQKMSKSKGNVVAPQDVAKTYGVEILRLWVGLSDYSSDLKISDGILKQVSEQYRKIRNTIRFLLANVNDLKSLSSEFTLLDRWILARAKRAFDECEKCFKSYDFSKGFNILLNFLSADLSGIYLDVCKDRLYCDAKDSKRRKSAQTAMALITRSLLPLIAPTLTYTVDEVMEYAPDIVKNGSIDAFDLVCEPIKFDDSFDDELLFVSREKFFELIDALKKDKKIKTTLELVIESTCERILSYDMDEVADIYMVSSVRKFSDKEALCEFEVDGEKFKIVLSDEHKCPRCWKFNATTADGVCPRCQEVLDSAK is encoded by the coding sequence ATGGACTACAAAGAGACCCTACTACTTCCAACGACAGAATTTCCGATGCGTGGTAACTTGCCAGAAAATGAGCCAGCTAGGCTTTCCTCATGGTATGGTGAGCGAAAAATTTATGAAAAAATGAAGCAAAAAAGGCAAAATGCCACTAAAAGCTTTGCTATACATGATGGACCTCCGTATGCAAACGGACACCTTCATATAGGTCATGCGTTAAATAAAATTTTAAAAGATATCATTACAAAAACTCACTACTTTTTTGGTGAAAATATCTGCTATGTACCAGGCTGGGACTGTCACGGACTCCCTATAGAACAGCAAGTTGAAGTTAAACTTGGCGAGTCAAAAAAGACAATGAGTAAGAGTCAAATCCGCGAGCATTGTCGTGCGCACGCGAGAGAATTTATAGATATTCAAAGAGATGAGTTTAAGACGCTTGGAATTATTGGCGACTTTGAAAACCCATATTTGACTATGAAATTTGAGTTTGAGGCTGACATCTACCGCGCACTTTGCGAGATAGCAAAAAGAGGGCTACTTATAGAGCGAAGTAAACCTGTTTACTGGAGCTGGGCGGCAAAGTCTGCGCTTGCTGAGGCTGAGGTTGAGTATGAAGATAAAGAGGATTACAGCATTTATGTGGCGTTTGAGCTTGGCAGTGAGGCACTCTCAAGGCTTGGTGTGAGTGAGGCTAAGGCTGTTATATGGACGACTACACCTTGGACTTTGCCTGCAAATCAAGCTATTAGCCTAAGTCCTAGCGAGCCATATGTTTTAACTCAAGATGGATTGATATTAGCCGCTGTGTTACTTGAAAATTTAACCAAGCTTGGCATAACAAATGGCGAGATAAAGACAGAATTTAGAGCTGAAATCCTAGTCGGAAGTAGTGCGATAAATCCACTAAATGGCAGAGAGAGCTTATTTTTAACTGGCGATCATGTTACTATGGACGGTGGAACAGGGCTTGTGCACACTGCGCCTGGACACGGCGAGGATGATTATTATGTATGCCTTAAAAATGGCATAACTGATGTTATTATGCCTGTAGATGATGGTGGCTGCTACGATTCTACGCTAAAAGTTAAAGGACTTTTTAGCGCCGATGTAGTTGATGAGTTTGTTGGGCTTCATATATTTAAGGCAAATGATAAAATTTTAGAGCTATTGGGCGATGCGCTACTTCACTCATCAAAATTTATACACTCATATCCACACTGCTGGCGAACACACAAACCAGTTATCTACCGCGCAACAAAGCAGTGGTTTATCGTTATGGATGATGCAAAGCTTGATAAAAAGACGCTTCGTCAAACGGCGCTTTCCGAGCTAGAAAAGGTTAAATTTTATCCAGCTGTTGGTATCAAGCGTATCGGTAGCATGATAGAAAATCGCCCAGACTGGTGTATCTCACGCCAGCGTGACTGGGGTGTACCAATAGCATTTTTTAGACACAAAGAGACAAAAGAGCCTATATTTGATGCTGATATACTTGAAAATGTGGCTAAAATTTTTGATGAGAAGGGCGCTGATGCTTGGTGGGATCTAAGTGTGCCAGAGCTTTTACCAGCCAGCTCAAAGTACAAACCAGAAAATTTAGAAAAAGTTATGGATATACTTGATGTTTGGTTTGATAGTGGCTCTACTTGGAGGGCTGTGCTAAATAGTCAAAACTATGACGCTGGCGAGTACCCGTCAAGTATGTATCTGGAGGGTTCAGATCAGCATCGTGGCTGGTTTCAAAGCTCACTTTTGGTAAGTACGGCTGTAAATTCTCACGCCCCATACAAAAGCGTCTTAACACATGGTTTTACTGTTGATGAAAATGGACAAAAGATGAGCAAGTCAAAGGGTAATGTCGTAGCTCCACAAGATGTTGCAAAGACTTATGGGGTTGAAATTTTACGCCTTTGGGTTGGACTTAGTGATTATTCAAGTGATTTAAAGATTAGCGATGGAATTTTAAAGCAAGTAAGCGAGCAGTACCGAAAGATACGAAACACTATACGCTTTTTACTAGCAAATGTTAATGACTTAAAAAGCTTATCAAGCGAATTTACCTTGCTTGATAGATGGATACTTGCAAGGGCTAAAAGGGCGTTTGATGAGTGCGAGAAATGCTTTAAGAGCTATGACTTTTCAAAAGGTTTTAATATTTTATTAAATTTCCTTTCAGCTGATCTAAGTGGCATCTATCTTGATGTTTGCAAAGATCGTCTTTACTGTGATGCAAAAGATAGCAAAAGACGCAAAAGTGCTCAAACTGCGATGGCTCTTATAACCCGCTCACTTTTACCACTTATAGCTCCAACGCTTACTTATACTGTTGATGAGGTTATGGAGTATGCTCCAGATATCGTTAAAAACGGCTCAATAGATGCTTTTGATCTTGTTTGTGAGCCGATAAAATTTGATGATAGCTTTGATGATGAGCTACTTTTTGTAAGCCGTGAGAAATTTTTTGAACTTATAGACGCTTTGAAAAAAGATAAAAAGATAAAAACTACACTAGAACTTGTGATAGAGAGCACTTGTGAGCGAATTTTAAGTTATGATATGGACGAGGTTGCAGATATTTATATGGTAAGCTCGGTTAGAAAATTTAGCGACAAAGAGGCACTTTGTGAGTTTGAAGTTGATGGTGAGAAATTTAAAATAGTTTTAAGTGATGAGCATAAATGTCCAAGATGTTGGAAATTTAATGCCACTACTGCCGATGGTGTTTGCCCAAGATGTCAAGAGGTTTTAGACAGTGCTAAGTGA